One stretch of Clavibacter michiganensis DNA includes these proteins:
- a CDS encoding D-arabinono-1,4-lactone oxidase, with translation MTDTIEQGTAGTNWAGNYAYRASEVRTPTSVEELRDIVRDAPRIRVLGSRHSFNDIADSEVLVSLAELPADLVIDRDASTVTFSAGLAYGKLAELLGEEGLAIHNLASLPHISVGGAIATATHGSGIGNGNLGTAVAALEMITADGETVTYRRGDDDFDGVVVGLGALGVVTRVTLDVEPAYLVRQRVFEGLSWDAFDENLEDVFGGAYSVSVFTRFGDATDQVWLKSRVQLDVDGQPEDEVVVADYFGAPAATEERHPILGIDPVNSTSQLGVVGLWSDRLSHFKMGFTPSDGEEIQSEFHVPLDRAVEAVRALRDMGDRIRPILLVCELRAVAEDRLWLSPQFGQTTIGLHFTWKRDQEAVEALLVELEAAIRPFGARPHWGKVFAAQAADIAPLYPRSGDFLALAERLDPAGKFRNAWFERSLLG, from the coding sequence ATGACCGACACCATCGAGCAGGGCACCGCGGGCACCAACTGGGCCGGCAACTACGCGTACAGGGCGAGCGAGGTCCGCACGCCGACGAGCGTCGAGGAGCTGCGGGACATCGTCCGCGACGCGCCTCGGATCCGGGTCCTCGGATCCCGCCACTCGTTCAACGACATCGCCGACTCGGAGGTGCTGGTCTCGCTCGCCGAGCTGCCGGCCGACCTCGTGATCGACCGCGACGCCAGCACCGTCACGTTCTCCGCGGGCCTCGCCTACGGGAAGCTCGCGGAGCTCCTCGGCGAGGAGGGCCTCGCGATCCACAACCTCGCGTCGCTGCCGCACATCTCGGTCGGCGGCGCCATCGCGACGGCGACCCACGGATCCGGCATCGGCAACGGCAACCTCGGCACCGCGGTCGCGGCCCTCGAGATGATCACGGCCGACGGCGAGACCGTCACGTACCGCCGCGGCGACGACGACTTCGACGGCGTGGTCGTCGGCCTCGGCGCGCTCGGCGTCGTCACGCGCGTGACCCTCGACGTCGAGCCCGCCTACCTCGTGCGCCAGCGCGTGTTCGAGGGCCTCTCCTGGGACGCGTTCGACGAGAACCTCGAGGACGTCTTCGGCGGCGCGTACAGCGTCAGCGTCTTCACGCGCTTCGGCGATGCCACCGACCAGGTGTGGCTGAAGAGCCGCGTGCAGCTCGACGTCGACGGCCAGCCCGAGGACGAGGTCGTCGTGGCCGACTACTTCGGGGCACCCGCCGCCACCGAGGAGCGCCATCCGATCCTCGGCATCGACCCCGTCAACAGCACCTCCCAGCTCGGCGTCGTGGGCCTCTGGTCCGACCGCCTCTCGCACTTCAAGATGGGCTTCACGCCGAGCGACGGCGAGGAGATCCAGTCGGAGTTCCACGTGCCGCTCGACCGGGCCGTCGAGGCCGTGCGGGCGCTGCGCGACATGGGCGACCGGATCCGCCCGATCCTCCTCGTGTGCGAGCTGCGCGCCGTCGCCGAGGACCGGCTGTGGCTGAGCCCCCAGTTCGGGCAGACCACCATCGGCCTGCACTTCACGTGGAAGCGCGACCAGGAGGCCGTCGAGGCGCTCCTCGTCGAGCTCGAGGCGGCGATCCGTCCGTTCGGCGCACGGCCGCACTGGGGCAAGGTCTTCGCCGCCCAGGCGGCCGACATCGCCCCGCTGTACCCGCGATCGGGCGACTTCCTGGCCCTCGCCGAGCGACTCGACCCCGCGGGCAAGTTCCGCAACGCCTGGTTCGAGCGCTCGCTGCTCGGCTGA
- a CDS encoding carbohydrate ABC transporter permease, with protein sequence MTATEARPTTSESAAEKAEQKRAAQAAEAKVSRPSKAGSTPGAGSKPATRIIVTAILTLVALYFLVPVYYIVVAATKTTADLFSTNGFLFANMNLWQNLTMVFTYDDGIFVRWFLNSVLYAGVGALVATYFAAAGGYALAKYKFKGSNIVFGTILGGVLVPGTATALPLFLLFSSMGIANTYWSVLIPSLVSPFGLFLCRIYAQASVEDAVIESGRIDGASELRIFHTLALRSMTPALVTVFLFQLVGIWNNYFLPLIMLADTKLYPITLGLNNWRSQVDRLPEFYQLTTGGVLVSIIPLIAAMIVLQRFWRGGLTDGAVKG encoded by the coding sequence ATGACCGCCACGGAGGCACGACCGACCACCAGCGAGAGCGCCGCCGAGAAGGCGGAGCAGAAGCGCGCCGCGCAGGCCGCCGAGGCGAAGGTGAGCCGTCCGTCGAAGGCGGGCAGCACGCCGGGCGCCGGCTCGAAGCCCGCGACCCGGATCATCGTCACGGCGATCCTCACGCTCGTCGCGCTGTACTTCCTCGTCCCCGTCTACTACATCGTGGTCGCCGCCACGAAGACGACGGCCGACCTGTTCAGCACCAACGGGTTCCTGTTCGCGAACATGAACCTCTGGCAGAACCTCACGATGGTGTTCACGTACGACGACGGCATCTTCGTGCGCTGGTTCCTCAACTCGGTGCTCTACGCCGGGGTGGGCGCGCTCGTCGCGACGTACTTCGCGGCCGCCGGCGGGTACGCGCTCGCCAAGTACAAGTTCAAGGGATCGAACATCGTGTTCGGCACGATCCTCGGCGGGGTGCTCGTGCCCGGCACGGCGACCGCGCTGCCGCTGTTCCTGCTGTTCAGCAGCATGGGCATCGCGAACACGTACTGGTCGGTGCTGATCCCGTCGCTCGTCTCGCCGTTCGGCCTGTTCCTCTGCCGGATCTACGCGCAGGCGTCCGTGGAGGACGCGGTGATCGAGTCGGGCCGGATCGACGGGGCGAGCGAGCTGCGGATCTTCCACACGCTCGCGCTGCGCTCCATGACGCCCGCGCTCGTGACGGTGTTCCTCTTCCAGCTCGTCGGCATCTGGAACAACTACTTCCTGCCGCTGATCATGCTGGCCGACACGAAGCTGTACCCGATCACGCTCGGCCTCAACAACTGGCGGAGCCAGGTCGACCGGCTGCCGGAGTTCTACCAGCTGACCACGGGCGGCGTGCTCGTCTCGATCATCCCGCTCATCGCGGCGATGATCGTGCTGCAGAGGTTCTGGCGGGGTGGTCTGACCGACGGCGCCGTGAAGGGCTGA
- a CDS encoding mycoredoxin: protein MAPETSSYVPAPGRITMFSTTWCGYCRRLKAQLDRAGIGYDEVDIEQVPGTAELVEAINGGNQTVPTVLFPDGSSATNPSLADVTAKVA, encoded by the coding sequence ATGGCGCCCGAGACCTCCTCCTACGTACCTGCCCCCGGGCGGATCACGATGTTCTCCACCACCTGGTGCGGCTACTGCCGCCGGCTGAAGGCCCAGCTCGATCGCGCGGGCATCGGCTACGACGAGGTCGACATCGAGCAGGTGCCCGGCACCGCGGAGCTCGTGGAGGCCATCAACGGCGGCAACCAGACGGTCCCGACCGTCCTCTTCCCCGACGGCTCGTCCGCCACCAACCCGTCGCTCGCCGACGTGACCGCGAAGGTGGCCTGA
- a CDS encoding glycoside hydrolase family 2 TIM barrel-domain containing protein: MTHALPYFEDFAPTSGAARRPRSCLHSDAPRIVLNGDWRFRLSPTPRGLSDEMADPAFDDSSWDEMPVPSHWVLGQDGRFGLPAYTNVQYPFPVEPPFVPDENPTGDYRVEVDVPTDWQSLERVVLRFEGVESAFKVWLNGDEVGTAMGSRLSHEFDVTASLRPGSNVLAVRVHQWSIASYLEDQDQWWMPGIFRDVTLLGRPEGGIDDAWTRAEYDHETGAGTVHVEIDAEPTAFPVTFEVEDLGIHVTWDTPADVAPVHVDRVEPWSAESPTQYQGFLRTNVEALSIRLGFRTVRIEGDRFLVNGRRVVFHGVNRHEAHPERGRVFDEEHARADMLLMKQHNVNAIRTSHYPPHPRVLDLADELGFWVIDECDLETHGFEFGGWVGNPSDDPRFADAYLDRIERTIERDKNHPSIVMWSLGNESGTGRNLAAMSAWVHRRDPGRPVHYEGDYTGEYTDVYSRMYSNLQETESIGSDVIPGDLLGCTPGEGMRQRTKPFILCEYVHAMGNGPGQIGEYEDLVLRYPRLHGGFVWEWRDHGILTETADGEAFYAYGGDFGEVVHDGNFVMDGMVLPDDTPTPGLAEYKAVVQPVAFGLEREGGSASLVVENRYHSISTAHASLVWVLAVDGDDIATGVLDAAAVAAGETARIPLPADALDAGELAADGAEVWLTVQAILRDDAPWAEAGHVVAVEQFDLTPAPRPAVPARWVDADEEAYPASGATRLTLGDGEFDLATGRLVRLGSLEVDGPRLELWRAPTDNDRSDSSGSYELADPRLTFGKGVPGPSSEARWRQAGLDRLTHRVRSVKVGSGSLTVVVRTSAAQSFDSVDTTYCWTEGADGDLGLRVDIVPSAGWAITWPRVGIRIDLPASVTNAEWFGTGPLESYPDSRRAALVGRFSSLVDDLGAVYSMPQETGHRSDLRQLELGTFDGEGGIVIQARPDTAGRRPGFTASRHTPQELDRAAHPHELPASEAVHLYIDAAQHGLGSRACGLDVLPEHQLWPSARTLELTIRSR; the protein is encoded by the coding sequence ATGACGCACGCCCTCCCCTACTTCGAGGACTTCGCCCCCACCTCGGGCGCGGCCCGCCGTCCCCGGTCCTGCCTGCACTCGGATGCCCCCCGCATCGTGCTGAACGGCGACTGGCGGTTCCGCCTCTCCCCCACCCCCCGCGGCCTCTCCGACGAGATGGCCGACCCCGCGTTCGACGACTCCAGCTGGGACGAGATGCCCGTGCCGAGCCACTGGGTGCTCGGCCAGGACGGCCGCTTCGGCCTCCCCGCCTACACGAACGTGCAGTACCCGTTCCCGGTCGAGCCGCCGTTCGTGCCGGACGAGAACCCCACGGGCGACTACCGCGTCGAGGTCGACGTGCCCACGGACTGGCAGTCGCTCGAGCGCGTCGTGCTCCGCTTCGAGGGCGTCGAGTCGGCGTTCAAGGTGTGGCTGAACGGCGACGAGGTCGGCACCGCGATGGGATCCCGCCTCTCGCACGAGTTCGACGTGACCGCGTCGCTGCGCCCCGGATCCAACGTGCTCGCCGTGCGCGTGCACCAGTGGTCGATCGCCAGCTACCTCGAGGACCAGGACCAGTGGTGGATGCCCGGCATCTTCCGCGACGTCACCCTCCTCGGCCGCCCCGAGGGCGGCATCGACGACGCGTGGACCCGCGCCGAGTACGACCACGAGACGGGCGCCGGCACGGTGCACGTCGAGATCGACGCGGAGCCGACCGCGTTCCCCGTCACGTTCGAGGTCGAGGACCTGGGGATCCACGTCACCTGGGACACCCCCGCCGACGTCGCGCCCGTGCACGTGGACCGCGTCGAGCCGTGGAGCGCCGAGAGCCCCACGCAGTACCAGGGCTTCCTCCGCACCAACGTCGAGGCGCTCTCCATCCGCCTCGGCTTCCGCACCGTGCGCATCGAGGGCGACCGGTTCCTCGTCAACGGCCGCCGCGTGGTCTTCCACGGCGTCAACCGGCACGAGGCCCATCCCGAGCGCGGCCGCGTCTTCGACGAGGAGCACGCGCGCGCCGACATGCTGCTGATGAAGCAGCACAACGTCAACGCGATCCGCACCAGCCACTACCCGCCGCACCCCCGCGTGCTCGACCTCGCCGACGAGCTCGGCTTCTGGGTCATCGACGAGTGCGACCTCGAGACGCACGGCTTCGAGTTCGGCGGCTGGGTCGGCAACCCGAGCGACGACCCGCGCTTCGCCGACGCGTACCTCGACCGCATCGAGCGCACGATCGAGCGCGACAAGAACCACCCGTCCATCGTCATGTGGTCCCTCGGCAACGAGTCGGGCACCGGACGGAACCTCGCCGCCATGTCGGCGTGGGTGCACCGCCGCGACCCGGGCCGCCCCGTGCACTACGAGGGCGACTACACGGGCGAGTACACGGACGTCTACTCGCGAATGTACTCGAACCTGCAGGAGACGGAGTCCATCGGCAGCGACGTGATTCCGGGCGACCTGCTCGGCTGCACGCCCGGCGAGGGCATGCGCCAGCGCACCAAGCCCTTCATCCTGTGCGAGTACGTGCACGCGATGGGCAACGGCCCCGGCCAGATCGGCGAGTACGAGGATCTCGTGCTCCGCTACCCGCGCCTGCACGGCGGATTCGTGTGGGAGTGGCGCGACCACGGCATCCTCACCGAGACGGCCGACGGCGAGGCGTTCTACGCCTACGGCGGCGACTTCGGCGAGGTCGTGCACGACGGCAACTTCGTGATGGACGGCATGGTCCTGCCCGACGACACCCCCACGCCCGGCCTCGCCGAGTACAAGGCCGTCGTACAGCCCGTCGCGTTCGGGCTCGAGCGGGAGGGCGGATCCGCGTCCCTCGTGGTCGAGAACCGCTACCACTCGATCTCCACCGCGCACGCGAGCCTCGTCTGGGTGCTCGCGGTCGACGGCGACGACATCGCGACCGGCGTCCTCGACGCCGCGGCCGTCGCGGCCGGCGAGACCGCGCGGATCCCGCTGCCTGCCGACGCCCTCGACGCGGGCGAGCTCGCCGCCGACGGCGCCGAGGTGTGGCTGACCGTGCAGGCGATCCTCCGCGACGACGCGCCGTGGGCCGAGGCGGGCCATGTGGTCGCCGTCGAGCAGTTCGACCTCACGCCCGCGCCGCGGCCGGCCGTGCCCGCACGCTGGGTCGACGCCGACGAGGAGGCGTACCCCGCATCCGGCGCCACGCGCCTCACCCTCGGCGACGGCGAGTTCGACCTCGCCACCGGACGCCTCGTGCGCCTCGGCTCGCTCGAGGTCGACGGCCCGCGCCTGGAGCTGTGGCGCGCGCCCACCGACAACGACCGCAGCGACAGCAGCGGCTCCTACGAGCTGGCGGATCCGCGCCTCACCTTCGGCAAGGGCGTGCCCGGGCCGTCGAGCGAGGCGCGCTGGCGCCAGGCGGGCCTCGACCGGCTCACCCACCGGGTCCGCTCGGTCAAGGTCGGCTCCGGCTCGCTCACGGTCGTCGTGCGCACGAGCGCGGCGCAGTCCTTCGACTCGGTCGACACGACGTACTGCTGGACCGAGGGCGCCGACGGCGACCTGGGCCTCCGCGTCGACATCGTGCCGAGCGCCGGCTGGGCCATCACCTGGCCGCGCGTCGGGATCCGCATCGACCTGCCCGCGAGCGTCACCAACGCGGAGTGGTTCGGCACCGGCCCGCTCGAGTCGTACCCCGACTCGCGCCGCGCGGCGCTCGTCGGCCGGTTCTCGTCGCTCGTCGACGACCTGGGCGCCGTGTACTCGATGCCCCAGGAGACCGGCCACCGCAGCGACCTGCGCCAGCTCGAGCTCGGCACGTTCGACGGCGAGGGCGGCATCGTGATCCAGGCCCGGCCCGACACCGCGGGCCGCCGCCCCGGCTTCACGGCCTCGCGGCACACGCCGCAGGAGCTGGACCGCGCGGCGCACCCGCACGAGCTGCCCGCGAGCGAGGCGGTGCACCTCTACATCGACGCCGCGCAGCACGGGCTCGGCTCGCGCGCGTGCGGCCTCGACGTGCTGCCCGAGCACCAGCTGTGGCCGTCGGCGCGCACGCTGGAGCTCACCATCCGCAGCCGCTGA